In the genome of Myxococcus stipitatus, one region contains:
- a CDS encoding cytochrome c3 family protein, which yields MSGPLFPRWTNTVSRLSAAALLAVPAIGIGGLMAYVRSPYVTGQQMPIEQPIEFDHRHHAGDEKIDCQYCHFSVDKSPSAGIPSTTVCMSCHAQVWNKSPYLTEVRKAFFADAPIQWVRVHNLPDFVYFNHSIHVNKGVGCASCHGRVDQMAAVEQFAPLTMAWCLECHRNPEPHLRPSEFITSMTWTPPADKTEAIALGEKLKAEYDVHSRTSCSTCHR from the coding sequence ATGAGCGGCCCTCTGTTTCCACGCTGGACGAACACGGTGTCTCGGCTCTCCGCCGCGGCGCTTCTTGCCGTGCCCGCCATCGGCATCGGCGGCCTCATGGCGTACGTACGGTCTCCGTACGTCACCGGCCAGCAGATGCCCATCGAGCAGCCGATCGAATTCGACCACCGCCATCACGCGGGTGACGAGAAGATCGACTGTCAGTACTGCCACTTCTCCGTGGACAAGTCGCCCTCAGCGGGCATCCCGTCCACGACAGTGTGCATGTCCTGCCACGCACAGGTCTGGAACAAGAGCCCGTACCTCACCGAGGTGCGCAAGGCCTTCTTCGCGGACGCGCCCATCCAGTGGGTGCGCGTCCACAACCTGCCCGACTTCGTCTACTTCAATCACTCCATCCACGTGAACAAGGGCGTCGGCTGCGCGAGCTGCCACGGCCGCGTGGACCAGATGGCCGCGGTGGAGCAGTTCGCTCCCCTCACCATGGCCTGGTGCCTGGAGTGCCACCGCAACCCCGAGCCGCACCTGCGGCCCTCGGAGTTCATCACGTCCATGACGTGGACTCCGCCCGCGGACAAGACCGAGGCCATCGCGCTCGGTGAGAAGCTGAAGGCTGAGTACGACGTCCACTCGCGCACGAGCTGCTCCACATGCCACCGATGA
- a CDS encoding histidine phosphatase family protein: protein MKTQGPRVVLVRHGETAWSRSGQHTGRTDVPLLEDGRKMAAMLSAPLRAWKFSQVWTSPLSRAFETCALAGYGDVAQRSDDLMEWDYGDYEGRTRAEIQVENPGWTLWRDGVPHGETAAQVGARADHIITRARAETGDLLIFSHGHFLRVLASRWLGLPPTDGRLFLLSTGSISVLSFDGDAAQPALAGWNDTTHLKD from the coding sequence ATGAAAACGCAGGGCCCTCGAGTGGTGCTCGTCCGGCATGGAGAGACGGCCTGGAGTCGGAGTGGACAGCACACGGGCCGCACGGACGTCCCGCTGCTGGAGGACGGGCGGAAGATGGCGGCGATGCTCTCCGCGCCGCTGCGCGCCTGGAAGTTCTCCCAGGTGTGGACCAGCCCGCTCAGCCGCGCGTTCGAGACCTGTGCCCTCGCGGGCTACGGCGACGTCGCGCAGCGGAGCGACGACCTCATGGAGTGGGACTACGGCGACTATGAGGGCCGGACGCGCGCGGAGATCCAGGTGGAGAACCCCGGCTGGACGCTCTGGAGGGACGGCGTTCCCCACGGCGAGACAGCGGCGCAGGTGGGCGCTCGCGCGGACCACATCATCACTCGCGCGCGAGCGGAGACGGGGGACCTCCTCATCTTCTCTCACGGCCACTTCCTCAGGGTGCTGGCGTCACGGTGGCTGGGGCTGCCTCCCACCGATGGGCGCTTGTTCCTGCTGAGCACCGGCTCCATCAGCGTGCTGAGCTTCGACGGAGATGCCGCCCAGCCAGCCCTCGCCGGCTGGAACGACACCACGCACCTGAAGGACTGA
- a CDS encoding aminodeoxychorismate/anthranilate synthase component II, with the protein MILVIDNYDSFTFNLVQLFYTLGAEVKVVRNDALDVAGVEAQGASHLVISPGPCTPHEAGVSVAAITRSRVPVLGVCLGHQSIGAAFGGKVVRAPVPVHGKSAHIQHGGSGVFTGASPGFQAARYHSLVVEASSLPPELEATAWSQDGLIMALRHRERPVVGFQFHPESVLTPEGPTLVRNFLEGRL; encoded by the coding sequence GTGATTCTCGTCATCGACAACTACGACTCGTTCACCTTCAACCTCGTCCAGCTCTTCTACACGCTGGGCGCCGAGGTGAAGGTGGTGCGCAATGACGCGCTCGACGTGGCGGGAGTCGAAGCCCAGGGCGCCTCGCACCTGGTGATTTCGCCCGGGCCGTGTACGCCGCATGAGGCGGGCGTGAGCGTGGCCGCCATCACGCGCTCCCGCGTGCCGGTGCTGGGCGTGTGTCTGGGACATCAGTCCATTGGCGCGGCGTTCGGGGGCAAGGTGGTGCGTGCGCCCGTACCCGTGCATGGCAAGTCCGCGCACATCCAGCATGGTGGCTCGGGGGTGTTCACCGGGGCGAGCCCGGGGTTCCAGGCGGCGCGCTACCACTCGCTGGTGGTGGAGGCGTCGTCGCTGCCTCCAGAGCTGGAGGCCACGGCGTGGAGCCAGGACGGGCTCATCATGGCGCTGCGCCACCGCGAGCGGCCCGTTGTGGGGTTTCAGTTTCACCCTGAGAGCGTGCTGACTCCCGAGGGACCGACGCTGGTCCGGAACTTCCTGGAGGGAAGGCTCTGA
- the trpA gene encoding tryptophan synthase subunit alpha: MSGAIAKAFARAKARGEGALVAYGMAGDPDLPRSVDVFTAMVEGGADIVEVGVAFSDPIADGPVIQGAAERALKAGSTLKRVLDEVVPELHRRCPETPLVIMTYVNVIMAMGEERFAKLARERGVSGVILPDLPPEESGSLRATFDASGVDLIPLCAPTTPPARAEAIAKDARGFVYCVAVSGVTGMRAELPADLSQRLELVRKASPMPVVAGFGISTAEQAHTLSAHADGVVVGSALVRAAHAEGPQAARALCAEIKRGLKR; the protein is encoded by the coding sequence ATGAGCGGAGCGATTGCGAAGGCCTTCGCCCGGGCCAAGGCGCGCGGAGAGGGAGCACTGGTCGCCTACGGCATGGCGGGAGACCCGGACCTGCCGCGCTCGGTGGATGTGTTCACCGCGATGGTGGAGGGCGGCGCGGACATCGTGGAGGTGGGCGTGGCGTTCAGCGACCCCATCGCCGATGGCCCCGTCATCCAAGGCGCCGCCGAGCGTGCACTGAAGGCGGGCTCCACGCTGAAGCGCGTGTTGGACGAAGTGGTGCCGGAGCTTCATCGGCGCTGCCCGGAGACGCCGCTGGTCATCATGACGTACGTCAACGTCATCATGGCGATGGGTGAGGAGCGCTTCGCGAAGCTGGCGCGCGAGCGCGGGGTCTCGGGAGTCATCCTTCCGGACCTTCCTCCCGAGGAGAGCGGAAGCCTCCGCGCGACGTTCGACGCGTCGGGCGTGGACCTGATTCCGCTCTGTGCCCCCACGACGCCCCCGGCTCGCGCGGAGGCCATCGCCAAGGACGCGCGCGGCTTCGTCTATTGCGTGGCCGTTTCGGGAGTCACCGGCATGCGCGCGGAGCTGCCCGCGGACCTGTCCCAGCGATTGGAGCTGGTGCGGAAGGCGTCACCGATGCCCGTGGTGGCGGGATTCGGCATCTCCACCGCCGAGCAGGCCCACACGTTGTCGGCGCATGCGGACGGCGTCGTGGTGGGAAGCGCGCTCGTGCGAGCCGCACACGCGGAAGGCCCCCAAGCCGCCCGAGCCCTCTGCGCTGAAATCAAGCGTGGGTTGAAGCGCTAA
- the trpB gene encoding tryptophan synthase subunit beta produces the protein MNTQTAVGRFGRFGGRYVPETLVPALMELEEAYAAARADPTFDAEVAQVLREFVGRPTTLTPARRLTEAWGGAHVWLKREDLAHTGAHKINNTVGQVLLARRMGKKRIIAETGAGQHGVATATACALFGLPCEVFMGALDVERQALNVFRMRALGAVVRPVESGSRTLKDAMNEAMRTWVSQVSDTHYVIGSAAGPHPYPTVVRDFQAIIGRELRTQAQAAFGKLPDAIVACVGGGSNAIGVLHPFIGDPSVRLIGVEAGGHGLDSGQHGASLTLGTEGVLHGSRSLVLQDADGQIQEAHSISAGLDYPGVGPELAHLAKTGRMEVRTATDDEALASFYEVARLEGILPALETSHAFARGRELARELGAGKYLVINCSGRGDKDVATISARGVPPAVGVKP, from the coding sequence ATGAACACGCAGACCGCCGTCGGACGCTTCGGGCGTTTCGGCGGACGCTACGTGCCGGAGACGCTCGTCCCGGCACTGATGGAACTGGAAGAAGCCTACGCGGCTGCCCGCGCGGACCCGACGTTCGACGCGGAAGTGGCCCAGGTGCTCCGCGAGTTCGTGGGGCGCCCCACCACGCTGACCCCCGCCCGTCGTCTCACCGAGGCGTGGGGCGGCGCACACGTCTGGCTCAAGCGCGAGGACCTCGCGCACACGGGCGCGCACAAAATCAACAACACCGTGGGCCAGGTGCTGCTCGCGCGGCGCATGGGAAAGAAGCGCATCATCGCGGAGACGGGCGCGGGCCAGCACGGCGTCGCCACGGCGACCGCGTGCGCGCTCTTCGGCCTGCCCTGTGAAGTCTTCATGGGCGCGCTGGACGTCGAGCGGCAGGCCCTCAACGTCTTCCGCATGCGAGCCCTCGGCGCCGTCGTGCGGCCGGTGGAGTCCGGCTCGAGGACGCTGAAGGACGCGATGAACGAGGCCATGCGGACCTGGGTCTCGCAGGTCTCCGACACGCACTACGTCATCGGCAGCGCGGCGGGTCCGCATCCGTACCCGACGGTGGTGCGCGACTTCCAGGCCATCATCGGCCGCGAGCTGCGCACGCAAGCCCAGGCCGCGTTCGGCAAGCTGCCGGATGCGATTGTCGCGTGTGTCGGTGGCGGCTCCAACGCCATCGGTGTCCTGCACCCCTTCATCGGAGACCCGAGCGTGCGGCTCATCGGTGTCGAAGCCGGTGGGCACGGCCTGGACTCGGGCCAGCATGGCGCGTCACTGACGCTGGGCACCGAGGGCGTGCTGCACGGCTCTCGTTCACTCGTGCTCCAGGATGCGGATGGCCAGATTCAGGAGGCGCACAGCATCTCGGCCGGCCTGGACTACCCGGGTGTCGGCCCCGAGCTGGCGCACCTGGCGAAGACGGGACGCATGGAGGTCCGCACCGCCACGGACGACGAGGCGTTGGCCTCGTTCTACGAGGTGGCGCGACTGGAAGGCATCCTCCCCGCGCTCGAGACGTCACATGCCTTCGCGCGTGGACGGGAGCTGGCGCGAGAGCTGGGCGCGGGCAAGTACCTGGTCATCAACTGCTCGGGCCGGGGCGACAAGGACGTCGCGACGATTTCCGCGCGAGGCGTCCCTCCCGCGGTGGGGGTGAAGCCATGA
- a CDS encoding anthranilate synthase component I family protein, with translation MDAQERKAAYRRLAEQGQAVPVSVELPADLDTPLSAYLKLGGGSRGFILESCYGGERFGRYSHVGAHAAGRVWLDSRGATVWRGSHEERREGKPLEVLRGLWRELAVARLPGEAPFLGGLVGYMDYNCVSWVEPTVPDRHPRDTSFPDSEWLVCEDFVTHDSRTGTLKVTAIARPSLHASVAASLKDAEERARAMADRLLQPLPPEAYTPSPRMKGTGDPVACWDRAGYEAAVERAQEYIRAGDIFQVVLARRFESRGAPPPLSLYRALRRVNPSPYLFLVELGEARALVGASPELLVQVRDGDVVVRPIAGTRRRGASEAEDLALEKELLADEKERAEHIMLVDLGRNDVGRVTAPGSVRVEDLMVIERYSHVMHIVSQVRGKLDSKFDALDALASTFPAGTVSGAPKIRAMQIIDELEVQRRGPYSGAVGYLSFCGTLDVAIALRTFFVDGDRTMWTAGAGLVADSVPSKEADETEAKAGAMAAALRLAREGGGR, from the coding sequence ATGGATGCACAGGAGCGGAAGGCGGCCTATCGCCGGCTCGCGGAGCAGGGTCAGGCAGTCCCGGTGTCCGTGGAGCTGCCGGCGGACCTGGACACGCCGCTGTCGGCATATCTGAAGCTGGGCGGAGGCTCGCGCGGCTTCATTCTGGAGTCGTGCTACGGCGGCGAGCGCTTCGGGCGCTACAGCCACGTGGGCGCGCATGCCGCGGGGCGGGTCTGGTTGGATTCGCGCGGTGCCACCGTGTGGCGTGGCTCACACGAGGAGCGCCGGGAGGGCAAGCCGCTGGAGGTCCTGCGGGGCTTGTGGCGCGAGCTCGCCGTGGCGCGGCTGCCGGGCGAGGCCCCGTTCCTGGGCGGGCTGGTCGGGTACATGGATTACAACTGTGTCTCCTGGGTGGAGCCCACCGTCCCGGACCGTCATCCGCGTGACACGTCGTTCCCCGACTCCGAATGGCTGGTGTGCGAGGACTTCGTCACCCACGACTCCCGCACCGGCACGCTGAAGGTCACCGCCATCGCCAGGCCCTCGCTGCACGCGAGCGTGGCGGCCTCGTTGAAGGACGCGGAGGAGCGGGCGCGGGCCATGGCGGACCGGCTCCTGCAGCCGCTGCCCCCGGAGGCCTACACCCCCTCGCCCCGCATGAAGGGCACCGGGGACCCGGTGGCCTGCTGGGACCGAGCCGGTTACGAGGCCGCGGTGGAGCGCGCGCAGGAGTACATCCGTGCGGGTGACATCTTCCAGGTGGTGCTCGCGCGACGCTTCGAGTCGCGGGGCGCGCCGCCTCCGCTGTCGCTCTATCGCGCGCTGCGGCGGGTGAATCCCTCGCCCTACCTGTTCCTGGTGGAGCTGGGGGAGGCGCGTGCGCTGGTGGGCGCATCCCCTGAGCTGCTGGTGCAGGTGCGCGACGGCGACGTGGTGGTGCGGCCCATCGCCGGAACGCGGCGGCGCGGCGCCTCCGAGGCGGAGGACCTGGCGCTGGAGAAGGAGCTGCTCGCCGACGAGAAGGAGCGCGCCGAGCACATCATGTTGGTGGACCTGGGCCGCAATGACGTGGGGCGCGTGACGGCGCCGGGCTCGGTGCGCGTGGAGGACCTGATGGTCATCGAGCGCTACAGCCACGTGATGCACATCGTCTCGCAGGTGCGCGGGAAGCTGGACTCGAAGTTCGATGCGCTCGACGCGCTGGCCAGCACCTTCCCCGCGGGCACCGTGTCCGGGGCTCCGAAGATTCGCGCGATGCAGATCATCGACGAGCTGGAGGTGCAGCGGCGCGGGCCGTACTCGGGCGCGGTGGGCTACCTGTCCTTCTGCGGCACGTTGGATGTGGCCATCGCCCTGCGCACGTTCTTCGTCGACGGAGACCGGACCATGTGGACCGCGGGCGCGGGCCTGGTGGCGGACTCGGTGCCGTCGAAGGAAGCGGATGAGACGGAGGCCAAGGCGGGCGCCATGGCCGCCGCGCTGCGGTTGGCTCGCGAGGGAGGTGGCCGGTGA
- a CDS encoding indole-3-glycerol phosphate synthase TrpC yields MARKRRELAERPVMAPRPRPEPRDFAGALLRRPAVRPVTVIAEVKRKSPSGGAFPHADVVAVARAYEAAGASAISVLTDGPDFGGALEDLVAVRAAVSIPVLRKDFLVAAREVEESALWGADAILLIADALEDGELREMLATAQQVKVAALVEAHTEAHAERALAAGARLVGINNRDLATLKTDVGTALRVMPKLRSRAHVLVAESGLKSVTELRAARDAGADAVLVGESLLRDAEPGRALRRLLSEEGGSP; encoded by the coding sequence ATGGCGCGCAAGCGTCGGGAGCTGGCCGAGCGGCCTGTCATGGCGCCGCGTCCTCGTCCCGAGCCGCGTGACTTCGCGGGGGCCCTGCTGCGTCGACCAGCGGTCCGTCCCGTGACGGTCATCGCGGAGGTGAAGCGCAAGAGTCCGTCGGGAGGAGCGTTTCCACATGCGGACGTGGTGGCGGTGGCTCGGGCCTATGAGGCCGCGGGGGCCAGCGCCATCAGTGTGCTCACGGATGGGCCGGACTTCGGCGGGGCGCTGGAGGACCTGGTCGCGGTGCGTGCGGCGGTGTCGATTCCGGTGTTGCGCAAGGACTTCCTGGTCGCGGCGCGCGAGGTGGAGGAGAGCGCGCTGTGGGGCGCGGACGCGATTTTGCTCATCGCGGATGCGCTGGAGGATGGCGAGCTGAGGGAGATGCTGGCCACGGCGCAGCAGGTGAAGGTGGCCGCGTTGGTGGAGGCGCACACGGAGGCGCACGCCGAGCGGGCGCTGGCGGCGGGGGCCCGACTGGTGGGCATCAACAACCGCGACCTGGCCACGTTGAAGACAGACGTGGGCACGGCGTTGCGGGTGATGCCGAAGCTGCGCTCCCGCGCGCACGTGCTGGTGGCCGAGAGCGGGCTCAAGTCGGTGACGGAGCTGCGTGCCGCGAGGGATGCGGGCGCCGACGCGGTGCTGGTGGGCGAGTCGCTCCTGCGAGACGCGGAGCCCGGCCGAGCACTGCGGCGACTCCTGAGCGAGGAAGGTGGCTCGCCATGA
- the aroF gene encoding 3-deoxy-7-phosphoheptulonate synthase, whose amino-acid sequence MLIVMRPDATAQDIERVNDEIRRRGWQPHAIPGGTRTAIGITGNPGAVEPEPFRVLPGVADAVAVSQPFKLVSREVKPDDTQLRVGDLTIGGAAFHVIAGPCSVESREQILSTAHAVKKSGATMLRGGAFKPRTSPYEFQGLKGDGLALLAEARKETGLLVTTEVKDTATLDAVAESTDILQIGARNMQNFSLLEAVGERRKPVLLKRGMSATIKELLMAAEYIVARGNTQVILCERGIRTFETMTRNTLDLNAVPMLKALSHLPVFVDPSHGIGVRKAVPAMMRAAVAVGADGIIVEVHPDPPRAKSDGAQSLDFPEFDKSMHEVRAIARAMGREVVQLG is encoded by the coding sequence ATGTTGATCGTGATGCGACCAGACGCGACGGCCCAGGACATCGAGCGTGTGAACGACGAGATCCGCCGTCGTGGCTGGCAACCGCACGCGATTCCAGGGGGCACTCGCACGGCCATCGGCATCACCGGAAACCCCGGTGCGGTGGAGCCCGAACCCTTCCGGGTGCTGCCTGGCGTCGCGGACGCGGTCGCCGTCTCCCAGCCGTTCAAGCTCGTCAGCCGCGAGGTGAAGCCGGACGACACGCAGCTGCGCGTGGGCGACCTCACCATCGGCGGCGCGGCCTTCCACGTCATCGCGGGGCCGTGTTCGGTGGAGTCGCGTGAGCAGATTCTCTCCACCGCGCACGCGGTGAAGAAGTCGGGCGCCACCATGTTGCGGGGTGGCGCGTTCAAGCCGCGCACCAGTCCCTATGAGTTCCAGGGCCTCAAGGGCGACGGCCTGGCGCTGCTCGCCGAGGCACGCAAGGAGACGGGCCTGCTCGTCACCACCGAGGTGAAGGACACCGCGACGTTGGACGCGGTGGCCGAGTCCACGGACATCCTCCAGATTGGCGCGCGCAACATGCAGAACTTCAGCTTGCTGGAGGCCGTGGGCGAGCGCCGCAAGCCCGTGCTCCTCAAGCGAGGCATGAGCGCCACCATCAAGGAGCTGTTGATGGCGGCCGAGTACATCGTCGCCCGAGGCAACACCCAGGTCATCCTCTGCGAGCGTGGCATCCGCACGTTCGAGACGATGACGCGCAACACGCTGGACCTGAACGCGGTGCCCATGCTCAAGGCGCTGTCGCACCTGCCCGTCTTCGTGGACCCCTCGCACGGCATCGGCGTGCGCAAGGCGGTGCCGGCGATGATGCGGGCGGCGGTGGCGGTGGGGGCCGACGGCATCATCGTCGAGGTGCACCCGGATCCCCCGCGCGCGAAGTCGGATGGAGCCCAGTCGTTGGACTTCCCCGAGTTCGACAAGTCCATGCACGAAGTGCGGGCGATTGCGCGAGCCATGGGTCGCGAAGTCGTGCAACTGGGCTAG
- a CDS encoding phosphoribosylanthranilate isomerase, translated as MSVRVKVCGVTRLEDARAAWEAGADALGLNFYPRSPRYVTLETARALARTRPPLGAVIGVFVNASPDDIRAAVKECGLTAVQLHGDEPPEACSGYGVPVIKALRVQGAEDVTRARAYLGVGDVAGLLLDGAAPGYGGGGVGFDWSLVAGLSGSGVPVLVAGGLKPSNVAEAVRATRPYGVDVASGVESAPGIKDMDAVRAFVRAAKSINLWE; from the coding sequence ATGAGCGTCCGCGTGAAGGTGTGTGGCGTCACTCGACTGGAGGATGCACGGGCCGCGTGGGAGGCGGGCGCGGATGCGCTCGGCCTCAACTTCTACCCGCGCTCTCCTCGATACGTGACGCTGGAGACGGCCCGGGCGCTCGCGCGCACGCGGCCACCGCTGGGCGCGGTGATTGGCGTGTTCGTCAACGCCTCGCCGGACGACATCCGCGCGGCCGTGAAGGAGTGTGGTCTCACGGCCGTGCAGCTCCACGGAGACGAGCCACCCGAAGCCTGCTCCGGCTACGGCGTGCCCGTCATCAAGGCGCTGCGGGTGCAGGGTGCGGAGGACGTGACTCGCGCACGGGCCTACCTGGGAGTCGGCGACGTGGCGGGGCTGCTGCTCGATGGGGCCGCCCCCGGCTACGGCGGCGGCGGCGTGGGCTTCGACTGGTCGCTGGTCGCGGGACTGTCGGGCAGCGGGGTGCCGGTGTTGGTGGCCGGAGGGCTCAAGCCCTCGAACGTGGCGGAAGCAGTGCGCGCGACGCGGCCGTATGGAGTGGACGTGGCCAGCGGGGTGGAGTCGGCCCCCGGCATCAAAGACATGGATGCGGTGCGCGCCTTCGTGCGAGCCGCGAAGTCCATCAACCTCTGGGAGTGA
- a CDS encoding HNH endonuclease, protein MSDSKRRRILAIIATDTTFERTEHRGREAWLGKCLHCNAHLLVGMDGEPISRATIEHILPRTAGGTDSLENLGLACARCNQGKGSRHDRNYPRDARARELVERLQARRAERWRSPEDEDSE, encoded by the coding sequence GTGAGCGACTCCAAGCGCCGCAGGATTCTGGCCATCATCGCCACGGACACCACCTTCGAGCGCACCGAGCATCGGGGCCGCGAGGCCTGGCTGGGCAAGTGCCTGCACTGCAACGCCCACCTGCTGGTCGGCATGGATGGGGAGCCCATCAGCCGGGCCACCATCGAACACATCCTCCCGCGAACCGCCGGCGGCACCGACTCGCTGGAGAACCTCGGCCTGGCCTGCGCCCGGTGCAACCAGGGCAAGGGCAGCCGGCATGACCGCAACTATCCTCGGGACGCCCGCGCCCGCGAACTGGTGGAGCGACTCCAGGCCCGCCGCGCCGAGCGCTGGCGGTCCCCCGAGGACGAAGACTCCGAGTGA
- the trpD gene encoding anthranilate phosphoribosyltransferase: MTLKEALGKVVSRRDLTREEMARIMGLMLAGEASPAQVGALATALKMKGETEDEILGAAEAMRACAAKLSPRAEVVLDTCGTGGDGAHTFNISTAVAFVAAGAGVTVAKHGNRAVSSRCGSADVLAALGVAMERPHERVALDIDEHGVGFLFAPSHHSAMKHVAQARRDMGFHSMFNLLGPLTNPAGARYQLLGTFDGTRVEQTARVLGRLGSRRAWVVHGHDGLDEVSPCAPTEVAELRADGTVHTFTVRPEDAGLDVVSREDIAGGDAEENAKRLRSLLDGERSGLRTAVLLNAAAALVVVGQSPDLRDGVKKAERAIDSGAAARKLSALIHGAVS; this comes from the coding sequence ATGACCCTCAAGGAAGCGCTGGGCAAGGTGGTCAGCCGGCGCGACCTCACCCGCGAGGAGATGGCCCGCATCATGGGCCTGATGCTCGCGGGAGAGGCATCGCCTGCTCAAGTGGGAGCGCTGGCGACGGCGCTCAAGATGAAGGGAGAGACCGAGGACGAAATCCTCGGCGCGGCGGAGGCCATGCGGGCCTGCGCGGCGAAGCTCTCTCCCCGCGCGGAGGTGGTGCTCGACACCTGCGGTACGGGGGGTGATGGGGCGCACACCTTCAACATCTCCACCGCGGTGGCCTTCGTGGCCGCCGGGGCGGGGGTGACGGTGGCCAAGCATGGCAACCGGGCCGTCTCCAGTCGGTGCGGCAGCGCGGACGTGTTGGCCGCGCTGGGGGTCGCCATGGAGCGTCCGCACGAGCGCGTCGCGTTGGACATCGACGAGCATGGGGTGGGCTTTCTCTTCGCGCCCTCGCATCACAGCGCCATGAAGCACGTGGCGCAGGCGCGGCGGGACATGGGCTTTCACAGCATGTTCAACCTGCTGGGTCCGCTGACGAACCCGGCGGGGGCTCGCTATCAGCTCCTGGGGACCTTCGATGGGACTCGGGTGGAGCAGACGGCGCGGGTGCTGGGGAGGCTCGGCAGCCGGCGTGCGTGGGTGGTGCATGGGCACGACGGGCTGGATGAAGTCTCGCCCTGCGCGCCAACGGAGGTGGCGGAGCTTCGCGCGGACGGCACGGTGCACACCTTCACGGTGAGGCCCGAGGACGCGGGGCTGGACGTGGTGTCGCGCGAGGACATCGCGGGCGGTGACGCGGAGGAGAACGCGAAGCGGCTGCGTTCGCTGCTCGATGGGGAGCGCTCTGGCCTGCGCACGGCGGTGCTGCTCAACGCGGCGGCGGCGCTCGTGGTGGTGGGCCAGTCGCCGGACCTGCGGGATGGCGTGAAGAAGGCGGAGCGCGCCATCGACTCGGGGGCGGCGGCGAGGAAGCTCTCGGCGCTCATTCACGGGGCCGTGTCGTGA
- a CDS encoding NAD(P)/FAD-dependent oxidoreductase, whose translation MGEHVSNPDVIVVGAGLSGLACARALVQSRLKVMLLEAGDAPGGRVRTDVHEEGFRLDRGFQVYLTAYPEGRQVLDLESLKLHRFLPGAKVWRGGRLRTVVDPFRQPVTALSHLLGSVGTFGDKLRVLELRQLARSGEDEDVWLRPQRTTRRYLDELGFTEEMVEGFLRPFLSGVFLDPSLTTSSRLLEFVIRMFSSGDAAVPEQGMGAIAEQLAAKLPTGVLRRRVPVLEVWGHRVRLEGGEQLQAKAVVVATDPLAAARLLPGLPAPRMNAVTCLYFAAPEPPAEGPWLLLNGEGRGVVNTVAVMSEVSAGYAPSGQSLISVSVPGVSTDEAALRARVLDELTGWFGKGVSAWRHLRTYSLPFALPSQTLEALESPHRPVRLSPGLYVCGDHRDSASIHGALVSGRRAAEAVLLDLGL comes from the coding sequence GTGGGAGAGCACGTGTCGAACCCGGACGTCATCGTCGTGGGCGCGGGACTCTCGGGACTGGCGTGCGCGAGAGCGCTCGTGCAATCCCGCTTGAAAGTAATGCTCCTGGAAGCCGGGGATGCGCCAGGAGGTCGCGTCCGCACGGATGTGCATGAAGAGGGCTTCCGCCTGGACCGAGGCTTCCAGGTGTACCTCACGGCATATCCCGAGGGCCGGCAGGTGCTGGACCTGGAGTCCTTGAAGCTGCATCGCTTTCTTCCAGGCGCGAAGGTGTGGAGGGGCGGGCGGCTGCGGACGGTGGTGGACCCGTTTCGTCAGCCGGTGACGGCGCTGTCACATTTGTTGGGCTCGGTGGGAACGTTTGGGGACAAACTCCGGGTGCTCGAGCTGCGGCAGCTCGCGCGCTCCGGCGAGGACGAGGACGTCTGGCTCCGTCCCCAGCGCACCACGCGGCGCTACCTGGATGAGCTGGGCTTCACGGAGGAGATGGTGGAAGGGTTCCTGCGGCCCTTCCTGTCCGGCGTGTTCCTGGACCCTTCGCTGACGACGTCCAGCCGGCTCCTCGAGTTTGTCATTCGCATGTTCTCCTCGGGGGACGCGGCGGTGCCGGAGCAGGGCATGGGCGCCATTGCCGAGCAGCTCGCGGCGAAGCTCCCCACTGGCGTCTTGCGCCGCAGGGTCCCCGTGCTCGAGGTGTGGGGACATCGCGTGCGACTGGAGGGCGGAGAGCAGCTGCAGGCGAAGGCGGTGGTGGTGGCCACCGACCCGCTGGCGGCGGCGAGGTTGTTGCCTGGACTGCCGGCGCCGCGGATGAACGCGGTGACGTGTCTGTATTTCGCCGCGCCCGAGCCGCCCGCGGAAGGGCCGTGGTTGCTGCTCAATGGCGAGGGGCGCGGCGTGGTGAACACCGTGGCGGTGATGAGCGAGGTGTCCGCCGGGTATGCGCCCTCGGGCCAGTCCCTCATCTCCGTGTCCGTGCCGGGCGTGTCCACGGATGAGGCGGCGCTGCGAGCGCGGGTCCTCGACGAGCTGACGGGATGGTTCGGCAAGGGCGTGAGTGCGTGGCGGCACCTGCGCACGTATTCGCTGCCCTTCGCGCTGCCCTCACAGACGCTGGAGGCGCTCGAGTCGCCACATCGTCCGGTGCGCCTGTCTCCCGGGCTGTATGTCTGTGGTGACCACCGCGACAGCGCCTCCATTCACGGTGCGCTCGTCTCCGGGAGGCGCGCGGCCGAGGCCGTGCTCCTCGACCTGGGGCTGTGA